In Prinia subflava isolate CZ2003 ecotype Zambia chromosome 29, Cam_Psub_1.2, whole genome shotgun sequence, the DNA window gcggccccgcggggctgcggAGCCGAGCGCGGCCCCGGGACGGCACCGCCTCCTCGGGaggagccgggccgggccgggccgggctgcgggcGCAGCTCCCCCCTCGACGGGGCGCACGGCACCGCCCCGGCACCGAGCGGGACCGCCCGTGGGCGTGGGGGGATCCCCGCGGCCCCACGCAGCGTCCTCCCCCCGCTCCCGCCCCACGGCTCCCGGTGGGACGGGTCCCGGGACCGGCTCCTCCCCAATCCCGGCGCTCTCAGAGTCgggctgagctgagctttaATGACGGAAAAGAAGCGAAGGCGACTCCCGGACACGGACCCACAGCCCGGGTCGCGGCCGTTCATGGTCAGGCCCGGCACCGGCGGGACCCCCGGGCGACCCCCGGGGCGGTGGCAGCGGGCAGCGGTGAGGAGGGGGCGGGTTAAGGCACTGGGGTGGGGGAGACCCCCCGCTCTGGGGGGATTTGTCCCTGTTAGAGGCAGCCCCATAGGGGCGGGAGGGAGCTGGAGGCGCTTCACCCCCGTggggggacacggcggggacacagcgcggccggggcggggcaggggtagcccccagccccacgggTCACACCGGCGCCACGTAATTCCCGGGGAAAGTGCCGAACTTCTGCGTCCTCCTGGACACTCCTGTGGGGACAGAGACGCGGAGAGAACGTGAGGGGTGAGGGTGGCACCTTGTCCTCGCCCCTGTCCCCGAGGCGCTGGCCACGCACCCACGAACCAGCCGTCGTCGCACTGCTGCATGACATCCACGCGGtccccttccagcagctccagctcgtCGGCGTTTTGGGGCCGGTACTGGTAGAGCGCCCGGTACCTGCGGGACAGAGCACGGGCAGAGTCCACCCCCCTCCCCACGGGACCCCCGTGGGACCCCGCGCCCCGGGGACCCTCCCGGCCCTGCTTACGGAGTCCAGCGGATTTCGGAGCCGTTGTAGGAcggggcgggctcggggcgggCGCGGGTTTGTGCCCCGGGGGTGCCGCGCTGTGGGGGGACAGGGCGGGTTCAGGCAGCGCCCACAGCCCCGGCGGTGCCGGGGGAATCCCAGGGCGGGGGGCGCTCACCTGCTCGGGGGTCCAGGCGGGACGCCAGGGCTCCTGGGGGTGGGCGGCCGCGGGGTGCGGGGGGCTGGCAGAGGCCACcaaggggctgggggtgccagcGTGGGGCAGCTtcggggagggggggaaggtGGCGCCGAGGTGGCGAGGGGAGGACGGACGCCCGCCCGCCAGCCCCGGACCCCGCTTCGCTTCCCGGGGGGAGCCGGGGGCAGCCTGAGGGGTCCGGGGACCGGGCAAGCGCTGCAGGGACGGGGACCCGGCCGCGGGCCGGGGGCTGGCGGGGCCGGGAGAGGAGGGGATGTCCTCGGCCGTGGCTTTGACCCGCGGCTCCTTCAGCACCTGCACGTAGGTGGCGGGGAAGATGCCCTGGCGGCTGGTGCCCGAGATCCGCCCCTCGTACCAGTTCTCGTTCACCCGCCGCACCAGGCAGATCCGCTCGCCCTGCGGGAGCAGGGGCCGGGTCAGCACGGAGCGGCACGGCACAGCACGGagcggcacggcccggcccggcgcggctcgGAGCGGCGGTACCTTGCGGAAGGAGAGCTCCACTTGCAGATCCCCTCGGAAGTTGTAGAGCGCCAGCGCCTCGCCGTATTCCAGCACCTGGAGCGCGGGAGCCTTGATGGGCTTGGGCACCTCCGTGGGGGGCAGGATCTGGGGGGGACACGCGGGTGAGGGGCAGCGCCAGGAGCCCACCCcggccccgctgtcccctcaAGGCCGGGCTCACCTCCACGTAGTTGGAGGGGAAGATGCCCACGCGGCCGTGGTGCTCCCCCTCGAGCCAGTTCCTGTCCACCTCCTTATGGATGTAGACGATGTCCCCCTTCTGCAGCGTCAGCTCCCTGCGAGGGACACTGTCAcacctgtccccagcccggctGGCAGCGCCACCCCGCGCGCcggggctcccccagcccccaccCATGGCCCGAGGGGCGCGGGGGGACCCCAGGAGTGACCCCGGTGCTCACTTGGGAGACTCCGCTTGGAAGTCGAACTTGAGGCGAGCAGCTTTCATCTGCGGAGGGACAGGAGAGGTTACAGGGAGACCCCCAGGAGTGTCCCCCggccaccccaaaccccacagggGGGGGACCGCCCCAGCCTCaccttcttctcctccctcttcACGGCCTCCACGGGGTCCCCCAGGTCCGACAAGCTGGGGAGGGTCCCCGGCCTGAGGGTGTCTGTAACGAGCGGGGTGTCACCAGCCGGGGTGCCCCaaggcagggcttggggggctctgggggctaAAGGGGGGCTCACCTCTGCCGGGGGCTGCGTGGCTCCGGTCACcggccagccccagcccgccCCGCTCCATGCTGGGGGTGGCAGGCGAGCGGAGGGTG includes these proteins:
- the SORBS3 gene encoding vinexin, with amino-acid sequence MAGRLLPPDTCPAPGVEDVPPLQVFPQHTVTRVPVIRHRGSNTLNFHFHDPESLGTAGNGQGAPKSSVNEWYQTWPAKEAKAPGPPGPAHPTPSPRAVPARPPGWSATWTKDSKRRERRWVKYDGIGPVDETGMPLASRSSVDSPRDWYRSMFRQIHRKLPEPDWDSHSCPSTAPPSPPKPRRRGSAPAEPPGMPNGMDWTRWGDTGATAQPGSIFDYEPGRFSPREQAPAAARPKRAQSIEVLLEQELEQLSEELDKDMRDLETRWTPRQSPAAAPTARSPAPASPAARSPLSPHRSPLSPPGLWSPPVTLRSPATPSMERGGLGLAGDRSHAAPGRDTLRPGTLPSLSDLGDPVEAVKREEKKMKAARLKFDFQAESPKELTLQKGDIVYIHKEVDRNWLEGEHHGRVGIFPSNYVEILPPTEVPKPIKAPALQVLEYGEALALYNFRGDLQVELSFRKGERICLVRRVNENWYEGRISGTSRQGIFPATYVQVLKEPRVKATAEDIPSSPGPASPRPAAGSPSLQRLPGPRTPQAAPGSPREAKRGPGLAGGRPSSPRHLGATFPPSPKLPHAGTPSPLVASASPPHPAAAHPQEPWRPAWTPEQRGTPGAQTRARPEPAPSYNGSEIRWTPYRALYQYRPQNADELELLEGDRVDVMQQCDDGWFVGVSRRTQKFGTFPGNYVAPV